Genomic segment of Fibrobacter sp. UWEL:
ATTAAAAGCAGTAGCGGACTTCAGCTTACGGGTAAGACTCATTTCGGAGAACGTCGCGGCGCTGTAAATGGTGGCTTTAACGAAGGATTTGCCTCTGGTGGTAGTGGTGGAATCGAAGGTTCTTTTACCAGTTTGGTAGGGGGCTCCGTCGGTGCATTTTCAAATAAGGCCATGAAGGGCAACTTACGTCCGCCTTCCTCAAAGGATATTGACTTGGGGGCTGGAAGCTCGCCCCGTTCTGCATCCGAAGTGATGAAGGTGATTCGTAAGCGTACTCCTGGTCTTCGTCATATCTACAATAAGTACCTTAAGACGAAGCCAGGCTTTGCGGGGAAGGTGACGCTGAAATTCGTCATTGCTCCGGGCGGTGAAATTATCGGCATTAACATCATTTCAACAACGACAGGCTACAGCGAATTCGATAATGAAATCAAGAATGCCATCAGTCGTTGGACCTTTGGTGCGATTAAGTCGGGTAATACGACCGTAACGGTTCCCTTTACTTTCTCCGAATAGATTTGTTATTCATTTGGTATATGGATTCATTATTTGCCGGTAGTGGAAACGCTACCGGTTTTGTATATTTACCCCGTTAAAATTTTTATTATGGTGTTTGGAACATGAAAGATCCTCGCATTACGAAGCTTGCTGAAAACCTGATCAACAATGCCATTGCTCTCAAGGCAGGTGAAAATATCCTTATCGAAACCACTGATACTCCTGATGAACTTTCTACGGAATTGGTGAAGGCTGTGGTCAAGGCTGGCGGAAATGCTTTCGTTCATAATTACAGCGGCCGTATCCGCCGCGAAATGATTAAGTCTGCCTCCGAAGAACAGATGAAGCTGGCTGCAGACCTGGCTATGGATGAAATGCAGAAGATGCAGTGCTATATCTCCATTCGCGCTGCAGAAAATGCTATGGAAAATTGCGACATTCCTGGTCCCCAGATGAAAAAGTATCGTCTCGCCAACCAGGCTGTGCTTGACTACCGCGTGAATAAGACCCGTTGGTGCGTACTCCGCTGGCCCAATCCTTCCATGGCTCAGGCTGCCAACATGAGTACCGAAGCTTTTGAGGACTTCTACTTCGAAGCCTGCCTGGCTGACTATCCCCGTATGGCGAAGGCTGCCCAGAATTTGGTGGATATGATGAACCGTACGGACAAGGTTCGCCTGGTTTCCAAGGGTACGGACTTGACCTTCAGCATCAAGGATATTCCTGCGGTTCCTTGCTGCGGTAACATGAATATTCCCGATGGGGAAGTCTATACCGCTCCCGTCCGCAATAGCGTCAATGGTGTGATTCAGTACAATACGCCCTCCCTCTATGACGGAAAGCAGTTTGGCAACGTTCGCCTTGAATTTAAGGACGGCGCCATTGTGAACGCTTCCTGCGAGACCGGGGATAATGAAGCCCTGAATGCCTTGTTCAATACGGATGAAGGCGCCCGATATGTGGGCGAGTTTGCTATCGGTTTCAATCCCTATGTGAATTCCGCCATGTGCGATATCCTGTTTGATGAAAAAATCGCAGGTTCCATCCACTTTACCCCGGGCCGTTGCTACGAAGATGCCCCTAACGGCAATGTTAGCGCCATCCATTGGGACTTGGTCCTCATTATGCGTCCTGAATATGGTGGTGGCGAAATCTGGTTTGACGACAAATTGATCCGTAAGGATGGCGTTTTCGTGGTTGATGAACTGAAATGCCTGAATCCCGATCAATTGGGCTAGTTTATTTTTGTATTTTGGCAAAGATGTTTAGATACTTCCAAATTTTGCTGTTTGCGCTTCTGACGGGCTTCTTCTTTGTAGCCTGTTCTGATGATACCGAAGGTGTCGAGTACAAGTTTGATCGTGAAACTTCTGAAATAACGGTCCTTCGCCAATGTGCGGAGGATGCGGATAGTGGGGCGTACTGCTTCCAGATTCGTTTCCGCGTTCCTATCGATACGGTGGATTTGGATTCTTTCTACGTCTGGGTAGATACCACTGTGGTGGGGGATACCGCCAAGTCTGTTTCCAATACCAAGTTGAAAAATGCGACGGCCGTTTTCCCCTTCGGTCATAAATCGAATTATGAGACAATTGACCTAACTCCTTACATCCAGGAATTTGTGGAAGAAGGCCGTGACAGCTTGATGGTAGGTCTTTTCAGCGGTTATTCGGGAGACCATGACCCGGGATCTATTCAGAGAGTCTATCTCCACTTTGGCGATGATCTGGATCCTTCTGTGGTGAACTTCTTTGATGACTCTACCTGGACCACCGGTGCGCAGTTTAACTGGTATCGTCCTTCGGATCAGACGGACTATTACAAGCCCGGTGTGTTGAACGGTCCAATTGCTGGCTATAACATTGTGATTCGTGCAGAAAATGAGGATGAAGATATCCGCGACTTGAAGGTGACCGTGATTACCGCCGATGAAACGGATTCTACGGGCGATAAACTGTATATGCGTCATAGCCGCATTAATACCAATTCGGATTCCATGTGGATCGCTTCCGTGGAACACGGGGATAGCAGAAAGAATGAACTTCGTCTTCTGATTCTCGATGGTCTTGGTATCGATACCACTGATAATGAACGGAATCACTTCCGCTTGGTTATTGAGGGCTTGAAGGCTGAAAGTGGCTATACAAGAGGCCTTGTGGCTTATGATTCCGCAGGTAACTATTCCGGTATTGAAGGTGCTTCTTCGGACTTGTTCAAGACTACGGACTCTATCGCCCCCCTGATGGCTACCAAGATTTTTACCATCAAGGATACCCTTTTCCCGGAAATGACTCGACTGGATAGCAATAACCATGTTCGTATTTTCTGGAACAAGAGCGTTGACCCCGTTGTGAAAAATCATGGCATTAAGGTGGATTCTGTACTTACGATTCCGAGTAGTTGTTTAGAAGAGCGTTGCTACAAGGATTCCGTGGCTAGCTACGTTGTGGATTATTACGATGCTGTAAACAAGAAGTGGATTGCCTATACCTATGCTGGTGGTACGGATCGTTATACAAAACGCTATGCTTTTGAGGGGGATTCCCTGGTGATGGATCCGGATGGAAACTTCGTTACAGATACAATCCGTTGGGTTGCTCCTGGAGACACGCTGATTATTCGAATTAGGGCGAAGGATGTGTCTGGCTATTATTCCAAGGCTTTGGTAGATACCGTTGTTGTATCTCCTGGTGTGTTGGCTACCCAGGTGGATTGCCCGTCGGGCTTCGTTCCTGTCAAGACGGATTCCTCGGTGTTCTGTATGGAAAAATATGAACATCGTGACGCCAGAGGAAGTTTTGTGTCCAATGTGCTCCATTCCGAGGCTATTGCTGCATGTGAAGCGATTTCTGCAAGTGGCTTTACGGTAAGTCTTTGCGGTGAAAGGGACTGGCAGCAGGTGTGTCTCTCCGGAGGTACTTTGACTTATGGCGTTATCGAAGAGGAATCGCTTAGTGCGGCTGAGTTCCTTTTCTCCAACTGCAATGTAAGTACCGGCTATGAAGATATGGCTATGGATGCGTCCCTCCGTAATCCGAATTGCGTGAGCCCCATGGGAATTCGTGATTTTCCGGGTAACTTGCAGGAGTGGGTGAAGGGTCGTTCCGAAGACACCTTGGCGGTTCTGAAGGGCGGCAGCTACATGGTATTTGACGGCTTGGATCGAGAATCTCGCGCCATGTGTACCACTCGCAGTTTCCCGTTCTATACAAGACCTGCCTATACTCAGGATACGGTTTATCTGTATCGTGAAGGAACTCGCGTGGATACGGTTTTTGCTGCGGATACTTCCAGGACTGCCTACGAGGATAAGCCCTTCCTGACGGTAAATGATTTTACGGATTCCCTGCAGTTCTTCACGGTTAAGAATTCTAATGGCGATACGATTGGCGAAGATTATGCGCTCTACTCTGAATACAAGAAGGGTGGCGATGAATGGCTTAAAGAATTGTCTAACGGCTTGGTTTATGAACCCAGTCGTATAGAAGTCGTATTTATTAAGAATGAAACTGTGGCGTACCGTCAGGCTGCTGCATTCTATAAATCTCCTTCAATTGGTTTCCGCTGCTGCGCCTATCCTGAGTAAACTGATTTATGAACTCAAGTGAAACAGAAAAATTCTTGAAAGTCGCCGAGGAATTGGCTCGTAAGGCAGGGGAGATCTGTCTGGATCTTCAAAGCAATCTGGGTGACGTAAAGTACAAGACTGCGAAGGATGTGGTGACCATCGCCGACGTCACCAGCGAAAAGCTGATTGTGGATGGCCTCCGCGCAGCGTTCCCCACTCATTCCATCCGTACGGAAGAAGCCGGCGTCATTGAAGGATCCGATCCGCGTTACCGCTGGATCATTGACCCTGTGGATGGTACCGTGAACTTTAGTCGTGGCATTCCCCTGTGGGGCATTTCCATCGCGCTGCATTTTGAAGGTAAGCCTCTTGTTGCTGTGGTGAACCTCCCGAAACTGGGGGAGATGTTCACCGCCGTCAAGGGCCAGGGCACCTTCATGAATGGCAAGCCGGTTCACGTAAGTCGCGAGGACAATCCCACACATGCAATTTGCAGTAATGGTGATTTTAACGTAGGCGATGCCCAGAAGATCAATGCTCAGAATTCCAGGAATTTCGCCGCAGAGGCTATCGCCTTCGAACGCGTCAAGTGTCTGGGTTCCGCTGTCATTGAGGGCTGCTTTACCGCCTGCGGCCGCCTGGACTGCTTCGTGATGACCATGAGCTATCCCTGGGATATTGCCGCAATCGCCCTTCTGGTAGAAGAGGCCGGCGGCCGTTCCACCCACATCGACGGTACCGAGATGCAGTTCGTGGACGCGGAACAGGTGGTGTTTTCCAATGGTCTGCTTCACGATGTTCTTGTAAAGACTGTTAGCTAGTTTTTGTTAACTGGAGTTTACCGACTTTGAAAAGATACGCAAGATTTACACTTGCGTATCTTTTGTTTTTGAAGGGATTATTTAAATTTAAGCCCGGTATTGGGATGTGGCATACAATCAGAGTTTAATCTCGGAGAATTTATGTTCTTTAAAAAGTCTTTGATGGCAGGTCTTGCCCTTTTCGGTCTCGCCGCTACCACCGTTTCTGCTGCATTGAGCACAGATGACTTTGTGGAAGCCGCATGGATGACCACCCGTTTTTATGGCGCCCAGCGCTCTGGCCAGGGCCCTAACTGGGTTGCCGATGGCACTAATTACACTACAAGTTTCTTGAAGGATGCCTACCAGGGCAAGGACATGACTGGTGGCTGGTTTGACTGTGGCGACCATGTCATGTTCGGTCAGACCCAGGGCTATTCCGCATACATTCTTGCTCTTGCATATGCTGAATTTACGGAAGGCTTCTATGACCTTTATACCGGTGATTACACCGACTATAAGGCCGCTAAGGATTACACCCGCAAGAGTGGTAAGGCCAATAAGGTCCGTGATCTCCTGGAAGAACTTCGTTACGAAGCTGATTTCTGGGTAAAGGCTGCTCCTGATGGCAATACCTTTATTTCTGTGAAGGGTGATGGTAACGCAGACCACCAGAAGTGGGTGACTCCGGGCAAGATGAGTACCTTGGGTTCTGGCAATGGCGGTGATACCCGTACCATGACCGCAAATGCAAATGACAGCTATTCCTCCGGTATGGCTGCTGCAATGCTGGCTGTGATGGCTCGCGTGGATCCCGATGAATCCAACCGCGCCAAGTATTTGAAGGGCGCTAAGAATGCCTTCACTTATGCTATGGCTCATAAGGGTGTGACCACTTCTGGTAGCTTCTATAACGCCAACTGGTGGAACGGTCGCGTGACGGATGGTCAGTTCCTTGCTGCCCTGGAACTTTACCGAACCACCAAGGAAGATAAGTATAAGAGCGATGCTGAAGATGTCTTCTATGATCTTGACTTTAGTGGTGGTGCCTCTACTCCTATGAATTACGCCAACGCCATTCCGTTGTCCGTGATTGTGGGCCATTCCATCGGTATTGATAGTGATGACTATGGCGCTGCTACTCCGAAGATGTTCTTGGACAAGATGTACAAGAATAAGGCTCAGAGTGGAGTCTTTATTCCGGAAAAGAAGGGCTCTGGAGACTTCCCGGTTCGTTCTCCTTCCGGCGGCGCTTTCCTTTATGCCTTGTATGCAAAGTACTATGATGACAATAGCTACGATAGTGATATCGAAAAGAATATTGCATATCTGTTAGGCGATAATTCCAGCAAGAAGTCTTACGTTGTTGGCTTTACTTCCAATGGGGCAAATGCTCCTACTGCACCTCATCATCGTGGCTACTATGCTAACGAAGACGAAGGTCGTGAAGTGGATTCTGGTCTCCGTCCTCCTGAAAAGAACAAGCTTTTGGGTGGTATGATCGCCGGTGACTTCAATAGCGGTAGCCATAACGGTACTGTTTCTAACTACAGCACTAACGAAGTCTGTGTGGACTTGAACGCTCCTCTGGTGGGCGCACTGGGCTACATCCTCAGCAAGAAGGCTCCCAAGACCGATACAGAACTGGGAACCGAAAGCTCTCCCTTGGTAAAGAAGGACACCATTCCTTCTACTCCTGTCCCTCAGGATACTTCCAAGAAGGATACTTCTGTTGTTGATCCTGGTTTTGCCATTGCAGGTCAGGCTTTGGTTGGTAGTGCGTTCCATCTGGTCAATGCTAACGGTGTAGTTAGCGTTGCTAGTGCAAAGGCTGCTCCTTTCAAGGTTCAGGTCTTTGACTTGAAGGGTAACGAAATCCAGTCCATCGAAAGTAAGGGTCGTGAAGTGTTCTTCCTGCCCAAGGCAAAGGGCGTTCTCCAGGTCCGTGTGACTTCCCAAAGCGCAAAGATGACTTATACCATCAAGAGTCTCTAAGCAAGAATTGAATACTTCGATTTGTGGAAAACCTCTCCTTCGTGGGGAGGTTTTCTGTTTGTATTAGTGTGTAATAGTGCAATTTTCTATTCATAAAGTGAAAAATAACATTGCTTAAAATGTAAATCTTTGTTTACGAAGTGGTGATTTGAGATGGGACTTACAAAAATGTCTGTTTTTATGTTTTGAACCCTTTAAATTTTGCGAAAAATGGCACTTTGAAATTATGATGAAAAACTAACTTACAAAAATGTCGTAAATTAACGATTTTTGTATATTCCCACTTGTTTTTTTTCATTATTTGTTATCTTTTGAATCGTTAAAACAAAACACTAAATAACTCTCAATGGAGATAATATTATGGCAATCCAGAATGCTTACCTCAAGTCCGTCTATGAAAAGGTCGTCGCTCGCGATCCGGATCAGGCTCTGTTCCACCAGGCTGTTCGTGAATTCCTCGAATCCCTGGACCCCGTCCTCGCTCAGGACAAGTCTTGGGAAACCAACGGCGTTATCGACCGTCTCGTAGAACCGGAACGCGTGATCACTTTCCGCGTACCTTGGTTGGATGACAAGGGCAACGTTCAGGTTAACCGCGGCTACCGCGTTCAGTTCAACTCCGCTATCGGTCCTTACAAGGGCGGTCTCCGTCTCCGTGGCGAAGTTACTCTCTCCATGCTGAAGTTCCTCGGCTTCGAACAGATCTTCAAGAACTCCCTGACTACTCTCCCCATGGGTGGTGGCAAGGGTGGTTCCGACTTCGAACCCAAGGGCAAGTCTGATAACGAAGTGATGCGCTTCTGCCAGTCCTTCATGACTGAACTCTCCAAGCACATCGGTGCTGACACTGACGTTCCGGCTGGTGACCAGGGTACTGGCGCTCGCGAAATCGGTTACATGTTCGGTCAGTACAAGCGTCTCCGCAACGAATTCGTTGGCGTTCTCACTGGTAAGGGTCTCTCCTACGGTGGTTCTCTCGCACGTACCGAAGCTACCGGTTACGGCCTCTGCTACTTCACTCGCGAAATGCTGAAGGACCTCGCTAACGACTCCTTCGCTGGCAAGACTGTTGTTATCTCCGGTTCTGGTAACGTTGCTATCTACGCAACCCAGAAGGCTCAGGAACTCGGTGCAAAGGTTGTTACCGTTTCTGACTCCAACGGTTACATCTACGACCCGAACGGCATCAAGGTTGAAGTTGTTCAGCAGATCAAGGAAGTCGAACGTGCACGTATCTCTGAATACGCAAAGCGCGTTCCGGGTTCTGAATACCACGAAGGTTCTAAGGGCGTTTGGACTGTTAAGTGCGACATCGCTCTGCCCTGCGCAACTCAGAACGAAATCGACGAAGAATCCGCAAAGGCTCTTATCGCTAACGGTGTAAAGGCTGTTGCTGAAGGTGCTAACATGCCTTCTACTCCGGAAGCAATCGAAGCCTTCCTCAAGGCTGGCGTTCTGTTTGGACCTGCTAAGGCTGCAAACGCTGGTGGCGTTGCTACCTCCGGTCTCGAAATGTCTCAGAACTCCGAACGTCTCTCCTGGACCTTCCAGGAAGTTGACGCTAAGCTCGATGGCATCATGACCTCCATCTACGCTGCTGCTTCTTCCGCTGCTGCAAAGTACGGCGACAAGAAGAACCTCGTTATGGGTGCAAACATCGCTGGCTTCCTCAAGGTTGCTGACGCTATGAAGTGGCAGGGTGCAGTTTAATTTTTCGAAGAAAAATTAAACCTAGCTCATAAAGCTTTAAAAAGATCCTCGGTTTTACGACCGAGGGTCTTTTTGCGTTTGCTCAATTTTTAGGGGAATACCGATTTTTTGTTTGTGCGGGGATAATTCTTTTGTTTATATTAGGAAAGTCGGGAGTTAAATAATGTTTACGAAAAGTTTTGCTCATTTCCTATTTTGCGCAGCGGTTCTTGTCATTTCCTCTGTGGCGGCTGCGTATGTAGAAAAAATGCCGGATTTTAAAGATAAGCGCGACGGACGTGTTTATAAGACCGTACAAATAGGTGAACAACGCTGGTTTGCAGAAAACCTTCGCTTTAACGTGAAGGGTAGTTCCTGCTACGACAACAAGGATTACAATTGCGAAACATACGGTCGCTTGTACAACTGGGCCATGGTGATGATGGTGGTTGACTATTACAACAGCCGCTCTCTGGCAAAGCTTTCTCCCAAATATAAGAGTGGAAAAATTCATGATATTTGCCCCAATGGATGGCATGTTCCTACCAATAAGGAATGGAAAATCATGAGGCATTTCGTTGGTAAGAAGGGTATTAGCGATGGTGTTGGCTTGAGCTTAAGATCCAAAGAGACTTGGGAGAAGGAAATGCGAATTCCTGCAGGCAGCGATGAATTTGGTTTTAATGCCTTGCCTAGTGGTGAACGTGATTTTGAAGGACGTTATTTTGATATGGGGCGTTCTGCTGTTTTTTGGACATCGACCGAATATTCTAATGACGGGGCTCGCATTTGGTGGATTTATTATGATAATAGAAATATTGAAGGAAATTACGATACAAAGGAAACAGGTGCATCTGTTCGCTGTGTAGAAGACCGACTTTATGAAATCAAGGAACCTCCTTCTCCTGTGCCTGTTGTTGTGCCTAAGGTTGTGGTGGAAGTTCAAGGTCGTAAGGTTGAAACGGTTCATATTGGAGATCAGGTCTGGATGGCTAACAACCTGGATGTAAAGGTTCCCGGAAGTTTCTGCTACGATAATAAACCCGAAAATTGTGAAAAGTATGGCCGTCTATATCCCTGGCCTGCTGTGGTAAAACTGTCCCCAGAGTATGTGAATAAATCTGGACGTGATTCCATTTCCAAGGTAAGACCTAAGGGCGTTTGTCCCAATGGGTGGCACGTCCCTACAGCGCTAGATTTCCATCGACTGGATTCCTATCTGAAGGATATTGACAACGCTACAGGTGTTGGCACCAATTTGAAATCTCGTGTCGGTTGGCCTGAAAGCGAAGAAGCCTTGCCTGGTACCAATGGCTTTGGCTTTAATGCGGAACCCTTGGGATCTGTTAGCTATACCAAACCCCGCATGATTTGTGAAACCATCGTCAAGCAAATTATACCTCCTGCAAAGAAGGGCGGCGTGGCGGATACGGTCTTTGCGGATTCCTGTGTGGTGGATTCTACCTGGAAATCGGAACTTGCATTTGGCGGATTTGGATCGTTTACAGGATTCTGGACTGGAACGGAGGCGGACTCTGTTTCTGGGATCTTGATGAGCTTGTCTAACGATGAGGATGACTTCGTTCGGGATACGGTTCGTAAGGACGAGGCTCACTACCTGCGTTGCGTTATGGATCCTCCCGATGTGGATGAAATCTACGACAGTACGTCTATTTACGATGTTCGAGATGATAACCGCTATAAGACGGTGGTTATCGGTGAGGATACTTGGATGGCGGAAAACCTTCGTTTTGCTGCCCCTGGCAGCTATTGCTATGAGGACAAGGATATTCGCTGCAAGTCTTATGGTCGTCTCTATCCCTGGCATGTTGCCATGAGACTGCCTGCGGATTATGTGGAACAGTCCATGACGGGAAGCATTATGGCGGAACACCAGGGGATTTGCCCTGAAGGGTGGCATATGCCTTCCAATGACGAATGGATTGCTTTGGGACAGAAGGCTTTGAATATGCGTCGAGGTGGAATTGGTTCTGCCTTGAAGAGTAAGGAAGGCTGGGCCCGAGGGGGCGCTCCAATTTCTGCAGTCTCCGGATTTAATGCACTTCCATCCGGCAGTAGATTTGCCGATGGCGAATACGCCGAACTAGGTACAAGCACGTATTTTTGGGCCGCTCAGGGCGGTGACGGAATGGGTGCAGTCTACTGGAACATCATCCATTCCAAGGATGATTTCACCACCATGGAAGATTTTGAAAACTTCTCTTTCTCAGTACGCTGCGTGAAGAATAAGCTTGCGAAGGAAACTAAAGAGGCTGGCTCTGCTGCAACTACAGCGGAAGTTCCTGCTGTAACGGCTCCTGAGGGCTCGTCTGCAAATCCTGAGGTTGCTCCGTAGGAGTTTCTTCGGCACTTTCTGCAATTTGCTGTAAGAGCCAGGCTTCATCGTGGACGGGGACGCCCAATTCGTTTGCCTTAGTCAGCTTGCTGCCGGCAGCTTCACCTGCTAGAACCCAGCTGGTTTTCTTGCTGACGGAACCGCTTACCTTACCGCCGTTTTCCTCGATGAGTTTACGTGCCTCATCGCGATCCATGGTGGGGAGGGTTCCGGTGATGACTGCGGTCTGACCTGCGAAAAGCGTTTTCACGACGCCCTTAAATTCGGTGGGGCAGCCAAGGGCGATGAGTTCGTCGATTTCCTTGGCGTACATTTCCGTATGGAAGAATTCGTAGACGGAATTGGCTATGACAAGGCCTGCATCCTGAACTTTCAGGAGTTCTTCCATAGGGGCGGTGCGGATGGCTTCCAACGTGCGGAAATATTTTGCCATGTTGCGGGCGTTGGTGCGACCCACATTACGAATTCCAATACCGTGGAGAAGATTTTCCAGGCTACGTTCCTTGCTGGCCTGGATGGCGTCAAAGACGTTCTTTGCGCTTTTCTTGGCCATACGTTCCTGGCTTTCCAAGTCTTCCTGCGTGAGGCGGTACAGATCGGGAATTCTCTTGACCTTGCCTGTTGCGATAAGACTTGCAATGAGGCTGGGACCCAGGTTTTCGATGTTCATGGCTTCGCGGCTGACGAAGTGCTCGAACAGGCATTGGACTTGTGCCTTACAGTGGAGGTTTTCGCAGCGGAGGATGACTTCGCCATCCACATGGGTGAGGGGAGTGCCACATTCCGGACAGGTTTCGGGAGCACGTACAGGTACGGCTCCTTCTGGACGCAATTCCTTTTTCACATCCGTAATTTTCG
This window contains:
- the gdhA gene encoding NADP-specific glutamate dehydrogenase, whose protein sequence is MAIQNAYLKSVYEKVVARDPDQALFHQAVREFLESLDPVLAQDKSWETNGVIDRLVEPERVITFRVPWLDDKGNVQVNRGYRVQFNSAIGPYKGGLRLRGEVTLSMLKFLGFEQIFKNSLTTLPMGGGKGGSDFEPKGKSDNEVMRFCQSFMTELSKHIGADTDVPAGDQGTGAREIGYMFGQYKRLRNEFVGVLTGKGLSYGGSLARTEATGYGLCYFTREMLKDLANDSFAGKTVVISGSGNVAIYATQKAQELGAKVVTVSDSNGYIYDPNGIKVEVVQQIKEVERARISEYAKRVPGSEYHEGSKGVWTVKCDIALPCATQNEIDEESAKALIANGVKAVAEGANMPSTPEAIEAFLKAGVLFGPAKAANAGGVATSGLEMSQNSERLSWTFQEVDAKLDGIMTSIYAAASSAAAKYGDKKNLVMGANIAGFLKVADAMKWQGAV
- a CDS encoding AgmX/PglI C-terminal domain-containing protein; its protein translation is MKTVKVKVDPFIASLLPDSDKKMGAIAGASLVVAIALSLCAAAYERVIDDVIFEEKPDKEVLTTLNVIEKKEEKKELPKKERKPKKEIQRKHQGGGGKPKGQGRPNAVEARSILKILASQTKNASNSPYELMRQKFAKDIDKVIKSSSGLQLTGKTHFGERRGAVNGGFNEGFASGGSGGIEGSFTSLVGGSVGAFSNKAMKGNLRPPSSKDIDLGAGSSPRSASEVMKVIRKRTPGLRHIYNKYLKTKPGFAGKVTLKFVIAPGGEIIGINIISTTTGYSEFDNEIKNAISRWTFGAIKSGNTTVTVPFTFSE
- a CDS encoding aminopeptidase, which translates into the protein MKDPRITKLAENLINNAIALKAGENILIETTDTPDELSTELVKAVVKAGGNAFVHNYSGRIRREMIKSASEEQMKLAADLAMDEMQKMQCYISIRAAENAMENCDIPGPQMKKYRLANQAVLDYRVNKTRWCVLRWPNPSMAQAANMSTEAFEDFYFEACLADYPRMAKAAQNLVDMMNRTDKVRLVSKGTDLTFSIKDIPAVPCCGNMNIPDGEVYTAPVRNSVNGVIQYNTPSLYDGKQFGNVRLEFKDGAIVNASCETGDNEALNALFNTDEGARYVGEFAIGFNPYVNSAMCDILFDEKIAGSIHFTPGRCYEDAPNGNVSAIHWDLVLIMRPEYGGGEIWFDDKLIRKDGVFVVDELKCLNPDQLG
- a CDS encoding FISUMP domain-containing protein, which encodes MPDFKDKRDGRVYKTVQIGEQRWFAENLRFNVKGSSCYDNKDYNCETYGRLYNWAMVMMVVDYYNSRSLAKLSPKYKSGKIHDICPNGWHVPTNKEWKIMRHFVGKKGISDGVGLSLRSKETWEKEMRIPAGSDEFGFNALPSGERDFEGRYFDMGRSAVFWTSTEYSNDGARIWWIYYDNRNIEGNYDTKETGASVRCVEDRLYEIKEPPSPVPVVVPKVVVEVQGRKVETVHIGDQVWMANNLDVKVPGSFCYDNKPENCEKYGRLYPWPAVVKLSPEYVNKSGRDSISKVRPKGVCPNGWHVPTALDFHRLDSYLKDIDNATGVGTNLKSRVGWPESEEALPGTNGFGFNAEPLGSVSYTKPRMICETIVKQIIPPAKKGGVADTVFADSCVVDSTWKSELAFGGFGSFTGFWTGTEADSVSGILMSLSNDEDDFVRDTVRKDEAHYLRCVMDPPDVDEIYDSTSIYDVRDDNRYKTVVIGEDTWMAENLRFAAPGSYCYEDKDIRCKSYGRLYPWHVAMRLPADYVEQSMTGSIMAEHQGICPEGWHMPSNDEWIALGQKALNMRRGGIGSALKSKEGWARGGAPISAVSGFNALPSGSRFADGEYAELGTSTYFWAAQGGDGMGAVYWNIIHSKDDFTTMEDFENFSFSVRCVKNKLAKETKEAGSAATTAEVPAVTAPEGSSANPEVAP
- a CDS encoding glycoside hydrolase family 9 protein — encoded protein: MFFKKSLMAGLALFGLAATTVSAALSTDDFVEAAWMTTRFYGAQRSGQGPNWVADGTNYTTSFLKDAYQGKDMTGGWFDCGDHVMFGQTQGYSAYILALAYAEFTEGFYDLYTGDYTDYKAAKDYTRKSGKANKVRDLLEELRYEADFWVKAAPDGNTFISVKGDGNADHQKWVTPGKMSTLGSGNGGDTRTMTANANDSYSSGMAAAMLAVMARVDPDESNRAKYLKGAKNAFTYAMAHKGVTTSGSFYNANWWNGRVTDGQFLAALELYRTTKEDKYKSDAEDVFYDLDFSGGASTPMNYANAIPLSVIVGHSIGIDSDDYGAATPKMFLDKMYKNKAQSGVFIPEKKGSGDFPVRSPSGGAFLYALYAKYYDDNSYDSDIEKNIAYLLGDNSSKKSYVVGFTSNGANAPTAPHHRGYYANEDEGREVDSGLRPPEKNKLLGGMIAGDFNSGSHNGTVSNYSTNEVCVDLNAPLVGALGYILSKKAPKTDTELGTESSPLVKKDTIPSTPVPQDTSKKDTSVVDPGFAIAGQALVGSAFHLVNANGVVSVASAKAAPFKVQVFDLKGNEIQSIESKGREVFFLPKAKGVLQVRVTSQSAKMTYTIKSL
- a CDS encoding inositol monophosphatase family protein; translation: MNSSETEKFLKVAEELARKAGEICLDLQSNLGDVKYKTAKDVVTIADVTSEKLIVDGLRAAFPTHSIRTEEAGVIEGSDPRYRWIIDPVDGTVNFSRGIPLWGISIALHFEGKPLVAVVNLPKLGEMFTAVKGQGTFMNGKPVHVSREDNPTHAICSNGDFNVGDAQKINAQNSRNFAAEAIAFERVKCLGSAVIEGCFTACGRLDCFVMTMSYPWDIAAIALLVEEAGGRSTHIDGTEMQFVDAEQVVFSNGLLHDVLVKTVS